The following coding sequences lie in one Salarias fasciatus chromosome 7 unlocalized genomic scaffold, fSalaFa1.1 super_scaffold_4, whole genome shotgun sequence genomic window:
- the pus1 gene encoding pseudouridylate synthase 1 homolog, with product MLEIRPLFGVLVNYRWTLKTHGGLNRFLRAMSEGSTEQQTAKLLKRTNEENEDSSERLQAAKKIKTDEHTEDEKRFPKKKVVLLLAYSGKGYYGMQRNSGTSQFRTIEDDLVTALVKSGCIPENHGDDMKKMSFQRCARTDKGVSAAGQVVSLKVRLIDDIIKKINEHLPAQIRVLGLKRVTQGFNSKNNCDARTYSYMLPTVAFSPKDYDTKKIAAFRLEAETLQRVNRLFSLYKGTHNFHNFTSQKAPSDPSARRYITEMSCGEPFLCSDCEFAVITVRGQSFMLHQIRKMIGLVIAVIKGYAKEDVMERSWGQEKVDVPKAPGLGLVLERVHFDRYNKRFGGDGLHERLEWDREEAAIKAFKEAHIYPTIVETECQEGSMVSWMSTLPIHDFETTAGETRDNKDQKQENADEGNESD from the exons ATGTTAGAAATCCGACCGCTGTTTGGTGTCTTGGTTAACTACAGGTGGACGCTAAAGACACACG GTGGCCTGAACAGGTTCCTGAGAGCAATGAGTGAAGGATctacagagcagcagacagctaAGCTGTTGAAGCGAACgaatgaagaaaatgaggaCTCCAGTGAGAGGCTGCAAGCtgccaaaaaaatcaaaacagatgAACACACGGAAGATGAAAAGAGGTTTCCGAAAAAGAAAGTTGTCCTTCTGTTGGCATACTCCGGGAAGGGATACTATGGCATGCAG agaaattCTGGGACCTCTCAGTTCAGGACCATCGAGGATGATCTGGTGACTGCTCTGGTGAAATCTGGCTGTATTCCTGAGAACCACGGCGATGACATGAAGAAGATGTCTTTCCAAAGATGTGCCAGAACAGATAAG GGTGTGTCTGCGGCTGGCCAAGTGGTGTCTCTGAAGGTGCGATTGATCGACGACATCATCAAAAAGATCAATGAGCATCTGCCAGCGCAGATCAGAGTGCTCG GACTGAAACGGGTGACTCAAGGTTTCAACTCCAAAAACAACTGTGACGCTCGTACGTACTCGTACATGCTTCCAACTGTGGCCTTTTCTCCAAAAGACTATGACACTAAGAAAATCGCAGCCTTTCGCCTGGAAgcagagacgcttcagagagtgAACCGTCTCTTCTCCCTCTATAAAGGCACCCATAACTTTCACAACTTCACCTCCCAGAAGGCTCCGAGCGACCCCAGCGCCCGCCGCTACATCACGGAGATGTCCTGCGGGGAGCCTTTCCTCTGCAGCGACTGTGAGTTCGCGGTGATCACCGTGCGCGGCCAGAGCTTCATGCTGCACCAAATCCGCAAGATGATCGGCCTGGTAATCGCCGTGATCAAGGGCTATGCCAAGGAGGACGTGATGGAGCGGAGCTGGGGACAGGAGAAGGTGGACGTTCCCAAAGCTCCGGGGCTGGGGCTGGTCCTGGAAAGAGTCCACTTTGACCGCTACAACAAGCGCTTCGGAGGGGACGGGCTTCACGAGCGCCTGGAGTGGGATCGCGAAGAGGCGGCGATCAAGGCTTTTAAGGAAGCTCACATATACCCCACCATCGTCGAGACGGAGTGTCAAGAGGGCTCCATGGTCAGCTGGATGTCCACGCTGCCCATCCACGACTTTGAAACCACCGCTGGGGAAACACGG